A window of Cryptomeria japonica chromosome 3, Sugi_1.0, whole genome shotgun sequence contains these coding sequences:
- the LOC131068860 gene encoding putative pectate lyase 11 — MGNPIEGCWHCDPYWVNNRNILADCGIGFDKNAIRVTRQDKISLSSYADGLIDTIMGSTAITISNNFFTHHDKVMLLGHCDVYTQDIKMQVTVAFNLFGEGLVQRMPRCRHGYFHVVNNDYTHGEMYSIGGSANPTIHSQGNRFLAPDNRFQKEVTKPKDLIESNWRSMGDLMLNGAFFIALGAGASSNYAKASRMAKRPSSIVGSITTNSGVLTCTQSLITKGEYISNLILKFEA; from the exons ATGGGGAACCCCATTGAAGGTTGTTGGCATTGTGATCCCTACTGGGTTAATAACAGAAACATACTAGCTGACTGTGGTATCGGATTCGACAAAAATGCCATCAGAG TTACAAGACAAGACAAGATATCGTTGTCAAGCTACGCAGATGGACTGATCGACACCATAATGGGATCCACTGCTATAACCATTTCAAACAACTTTTTCACTCACCATGACAAG GTGATGCTTCTTGGACACTGCGATGTCTATACCCAAGACATCAAAATGCAAGTAACAGTTGCTTTCAACCtctttggagaagggcttgttcaacGAATGCCCAG ATGCCGACATGGATACTTTCATGTGGTGAACAATGATTACACCCACGGGGAAATGTATTCAATTGGGGGAAGTGCAAACCCCACCATTCATAGCCAAGGCAATAGATTCCTTGCTCCTGATAATCGATTCCAGAAGGAG GTGACAAAGCCCAAAGATTTAATAGAAAGTAATTGGAGATCAATGGGAGATCTGATGTTAAATGGGGCATTCTTCATAGCATTAGGGGCTGGAGCATCCTCAAACTATGCCAAAGCATCGAGAATGGCAAAAAGACCTTCCTCTATAGTGGGCTCTATAACTACAAATTCAGGTGTTCTCACCTGCACTCAGTCACTAATTACTAAAGGGGAATATATTAGTAATCTTATTCTCAAATTTGAAGCGTAG